The Kineothrix sp. MB12-C1 genome includes a window with the following:
- a CDS encoding DUF554 family protein — protein MGDHKMLFSKSILDFIMAVVLSSTLGIGVAFSAGLVFLYQGSITLLAQWIAPFLTNTVIMEMTCVGSVVMIGLGLNIIGITKLRVMNYVPAIFVPIILCRLI, from the coding sequence ATGGGAGATCATAAGATGCTTTTTAGCAAATCGATCCTTGACTTTATCATGGCAGTCGTTCTTTCATCCACTTTGGGAATAGGAGTTGCTTTTTCTGCAGGCCTGGTCTTCCTCTATCAAGGTTCCATTACGTTGCTTGCACAGTGGATTGCACCTTTTCTGACGAATACAGTGATTATGGAGATGACTTGTGTCGGCTCTGTCGTTATGATTGGACTCGGCCTGAATATTATCGGAATCACGAAGCTTCGGGTTATGAATTATGTGCCTGCGATTTTCGTCCCGATTATTCTTTGCAGATTGATATAA
- a CDS encoding GntR family transcriptional regulator — protein MIILDYKDARPIYEQIVEKFKLLILKGILLKDEQMPSVRSLAVELAINPNTIQKAYTELERKGYIYVVKGRGNFVADNANLLDERKGELRERMILLYKEGQELGMTKADFISCLEKMDG, from the coding sequence ATGATAATTCTTGATTATAAGGATGCCCGGCCTATCTACGAACAAATTGTAGAGAAGTTTAAGTTACTGATTTTGAAAGGGATTTTGTTAAAAGATGAACAGATGCCCTCAGTAAGAAGCTTGGCGGTGGAGCTCGCCATCAATCCGAATACGATACAGAAGGCTTACACAGAACTGGAACGTAAGGGCTATATTTATGTAGTTAAGGGTAGAGGGAACTTTGTAGCGGACAATGCAAATCTTCTCGATGAAAGAAAAGGGGAACTGAGGGAGCGAATGATTCTTTTATATAAGGAAGGGCAGGAGCTCGGTATGACAAAGGCTGATTTTATAAGCTGCCTTGAAAAAATGGATGGGTAA